In one Alnus glutinosa chromosome 14, dhAlnGlut1.1, whole genome shotgun sequence genomic region, the following are encoded:
- the LOC133857291 gene encoding transcription factor bHLH3, with the protein MGEKFWVNGEDRAMVESVLGTEACEFLISSASENVLSDLVTPRDELGVQQGLCQLVEGSNWNYAIFWRVVNLKSGRSALIWGDGHCRGPKGGGAGVGNRSGDGSFEGIEKKEEVKKQVLQKLHASFGRSDEDNFATRLDGVLDVEMFYLTSMYFPFQCDSSGGLGESYASGKSIWASDVPSCLHHYKQRSFLARPAGFQTVVFVPVKSGVVEFGSTKSIPEEQNILDMVTTIFGESNSVQSKVFPRIFGRELSLGGTKSCSVNINFSPKVEDDSAFASDTFEVQTIGTSHVYGNSSNGCRSDDNEAKLLPQLNQIVVGGFNAQSRVSSLELAKDESSPQLDERKPRKRGRKPANGREEPLNHVEAERQRREKLNQRFYALRAVVPNISKMDKASLLGDAITYITDLQMKIRVLETEKELEKTNHKQFSAPEIDFQARHEDSVVRMSCPLDAHPVSGVIKAFREHQIGAQEADVSMDNDKVIHTFSIRTQSGAAEQLKAELEAALSK; encoded by the coding sequence ATGGGTGAGAAGTTTTGGGTGAATGGAGAAGATAGAGCCATGGTGGAGTCAGTGCTGGGTACAGAAGCGTGTGAGTTCTTGATCTCATCGGCTTCTGAGAATGTGTTGTCGGATTTAGTTACCCCGCGCGATGAATTGGGTGTGCAGCAGGGCTTGTGCCAGCTTGTTGAAGGTTCCAATTGGAATTATGCAATTTTCTGGCGGGTTGTGAACTTGAAATCTGGTAGGTCTGCCTTAATTTGGGGCGACGGACACTGCCGAGGCCCAAAAGGCGGGGGAGCTGGAGTTGGGAATAGAAGTGGGGATGGCAGTTTTGAGGGAATTGAGAAGAAAGAGGAGGTGAAGAAGCAGGTGCTCCAGAAGCTTCATGCGTCTTTTGGTAGGTCGGATGAGGATAACTTTGCAACAAGGCTAGATGGGGTCTTGGATGTTGAGATGTTTTACCTCACCTCAATGTACTTTCCCTTTCAGTGTGATTCATCAGGTGGCCTTGGGGAGTCATATGCGTCAGGTAAATCAATTTGGGCTTCAGATGTGCCTAGTTGCTTGCATCATTATAAACAGAGGTCATTCCTTGCGAGGCCAGCTGGGTTCCAAACTGTGGTGTTTGTACCTGTGAAATCTGGAGTTGTTGAGTTTGGTTCTACCAAATCAATTCCTGAAGAACAGAATATTTTGGATATGGTTACAACTATATTTGGGGAATCTAACTCTGTACAGTCAAAGGTGTTTCCAAGGATTTTTGGACGTGAACTTAGTCTAGGCGGTACAAAATCCTGCTCAGTCAATATAAACTTTTCCCCTAAGGTGGAAGATGATTCAGCTTTTGCTTCAGATACTTTTGAAGTACAAACAATAGGTACCAGTCATGTTTATGGAAATTCTTCTAATGGATGTCGAAGTGATGATAATGAAGCAAAACTGCTTCCGCAGTTAAACCAAATTGTTGTTGGGGGTTTTAATGCACAATCTAGAGTTTCTAGTTTGGAGCTGGCTAAGGATGAATCATCACCTCAGCTTGATGAGCGGAAAccgagaaagagagggagaaagCCTGCCAATGGGAGAGAAGAACCACTGAATCATGTGGAAGCAGAGCGGCAGAGGCGTGAGAAGCTTAACCAGAGGTTCTATGCATTAAGAGCTGTTGTTCCCAATATATCTAAGATGGACAAGGCCTCTCTGCTTGGTGATGCCATTACCTATATCACTGATCTCCAGATGAAGATCAGGGTTTTGGAAACTGAAAAGGAGCTGGAGAAAACTAATCATAAGCAGTTCTCGGCACCAGAGATTGATTTTCAGGCAAGACATGAGGATTCAGTTGTGAGAATGAGCTGCCCATTGGATGCTCACCCTGTTTCTGGAGTCATCAAAGCGTTTAGAGAACATCAAATTGGAGCTCAAGAGGCTGATGTTTCAATGGACAATGACAAAGTTATTCATACGTTTTCCATTCGAACTCAAAGCGGTGCTGCAGAGCAGTTGAAGGCGGAGCTGGAGGCCGCCCTTTCGAAGTGA